Proteins co-encoded in one Campylobacter concisus genomic window:
- a CDS encoding HP0495 family protein: MASICDLNNKKAKIDYPTHWEYKIIFDADVNVEEKVKEIVKDREFKLVFSKFSKDKKYASYDLAVLVLSEEERLEIFSALKHEAKYVL, translated from the coding sequence GTGGCGAGTATATGCGATCTAAATAACAAAAAAGCAAAAATTGATTACCCAACGCATTGGGAATACAAAATAATATTTGATGCAGATGTCAATGTAGAAGAAAAGGTAAAAGAGATAGTAAAAGATAGAGAATTTAAGCTAGTCTTTTCAAAATTTAGCAAAGATAAAAAGTACGCAAGCTATGACTTAGCCGTACTAGTTTTGAGCGAAGAAGAGAGGCTAGAGATATTTTCAGCACTAAAACACGAAGCAAAATACGTTTTATAA
- the moaC gene encoding cyclic pyranopterin monophosphate synthase MoaC yields the protein MMLTHLDEKDRPKMVDVSPKDPTKRVATASGIIKMSKEAFRAIKENTGKKGPVIQTAVVAAIMGAKKTSELIPMCHPLAILGVDCDIEELSEICAFKLYVSVKIEGKTGVEMEALTGVSVGLLTIYDMVKAIDKSMEISNIVLESKTGGKSGEYMRSK from the coding sequence AATGCTAACGCATTTAGATGAGAAAGATCGTCCAAAAATGGTCGATGTGAGCCCAAAAGATCCTACAAAAAGAGTAGCAACTGCTAGCGGGATCATAAAAATGAGCAAAGAGGCCTTTAGGGCGATAAAAGAAAATACCGGCAAAAAAGGCCCGGTCATCCAAACGGCTGTCGTTGCTGCGATAATGGGAGCAAAAAAGACAAGCGAACTAATCCCGATGTGCCATCCACTAGCTATTTTAGGTGTGGATTGTGATATTGAGGAGCTATCTGAAATTTGCGCTTTTAAGCTTTATGTGAGCGTAAAAATAGAGGGTAAAACAGGCGTTGAGATGGAGGCATTAACTGGCGTTAGCGTGGGGCTTTTGACCATTTATGATATGGTAAAAGCTATAGATAAAAGCATGGAAATAAGTAATATCGTATTAGAGAGTAAAACAGGAGGAAAAAGTGGCGAGTATATGCGATCTAAATAA